One Psychrobacillus glaciei genomic region harbors:
- a CDS encoding ABC transporter permease, translating into MSKFWLLVKQLYKQKIKAKSFIISIILYVGIISVAMFWTDIKEAFFQSEPLQIALLNETNADIEDLFKSSNDIEFTFPSKGNAEVEKQVIDGDFDAAIFVKDQNQSLAADIATYKPLTFNDQQSLSSQLQYAGKLYEVQQLNLTAEQAEKILQSQTVISMKNLNKESETGKSEDEKAAGIGASFLVGFLIYSFVMTFLSMITTDVASEKGSRVLEVLLASVKPSTHFMAKLTGTFLLALTQIMTLLVVQSLLFMLIDNGSKWDAVLDIVNELSYGFIGYAVMFLLFTIMLYLIIGALLGSLVSKVEESSQAMMPAMMLGILGFYVLLSGMYSPDTLLIQVFSYIPFTSGMVMPLRIGATDISSFAPMLSMLVLVGTVVLMFLISLSFYKRSVLTYSSGGVIQKIKTVLKVTT; encoded by the coding sequence ATGTCTAAGTTTTGGCTTCTTGTTAAGCAATTATATAAACAAAAAATCAAGGCAAAGTCATTTATTATTTCGATTATTTTATATGTTGGTATTATTAGTGTTGCAATGTTTTGGACCGATATTAAGGAAGCTTTTTTCCAAAGCGAACCTTTGCAAATTGCTTTATTGAATGAAACGAATGCTGATATTGAAGACTTATTCAAATCGAGTAACGATATTGAATTTACGTTTCCTTCCAAAGGGAATGCAGAAGTAGAAAAACAAGTTATTGATGGTGATTTTGATGCAGCAATTTTTGTGAAGGATCAAAATCAATCATTGGCGGCGGATATCGCTACATATAAGCCATTAACTTTTAATGATCAACAGAGTTTATCATCGCAACTTCAGTACGCTGGAAAGCTTTATGAAGTTCAGCAGCTCAATTTGACGGCAGAGCAGGCGGAGAAAATTCTTCAGTCTCAAACAGTTATTTCGATGAAAAACTTGAATAAGGAATCGGAAACCGGAAAAAGTGAAGATGAAAAAGCAGCAGGAATCGGCGCTTCTTTCTTAGTAGGATTTCTAATCTATTCCTTTGTCATGACATTCTTGTCCATGATTACAACCGATGTTGCCTCTGAAAAAGGATCCCGTGTTTTAGAAGTATTACTCGCAAGCGTGAAACCATCTACCCATTTCATGGCAAAGCTTACAGGAACCTTTCTATTAGCATTGACTCAAATTATGACACTTTTGGTTGTTCAAAGTTTACTGTTCATGTTAATAGATAACGGCTCTAAATGGGATGCTGTATTAGACATTGTTAACGAGTTGTCCTATGGATTTATCGGATATGCAGTTATGTTCTTATTGTTTACGATTATGCTTTACTTAATCATTGGTGCATTACTGGGCTCTCTCGTTTCGAAAGTTGAAGAATCGAGCCAAGCAATGATGCCTGCGATGATGCTTGGCATCCTTGGCTTCTACGTGTTACTTTCCGGAATGTACAGTCCTGATACATTACTGATCCAAGTATTCTCTTACATCCCATTCACGTCTGGAATGGTTATGCCACTTCGAATTGGCGCAACAGACATTTCGTCATTCGCACCTATGCTGTCGATGCTTGTATTAGTTGGAACCGTCGTGTTAATGTTCTTAATCAGCCTATCCTTCTACAAACGAAGCGTATTAACATACAGCTCAGGTGGCGTCATTCAAAAAATTAAAACGGTGTTAAAAGTAACAACGTAA
- a CDS encoding TAXI family TRAP transporter solute-binding subunit, with the protein MKKKLLGFVTVLLSMMLLIAGCSEGKKNIAIGPPASETNSISKLILDAYGIGDDDYTGFQEGFGDAADGVQDGNIDISIGILGLPAASIESLQASVGDVVMLSLSDDAIAKIEKNSGYRHHTIPKDTYDFLENDVQTVTAYAILMGNTDTIDDELGYELAKIMIEKASENTHAQAKQMTLENALRGSEGLPIHPGAKRYYEEQGLTVDNPVAELTADKSKRKKELILGTGSQGGTYYPLGGEMASIWNKNIKGVNVTNTETGASVENLSSIRDGNMDLGMTVHVPALQAVKGEGAFAGHEVPNAAFIGHIYPEVIQIVTRKSTGIKSFDDLK; encoded by the coding sequence TTGAAGAAGAAATTACTAGGTTTTGTTACTGTACTTCTCAGCATGATGTTACTGATTGCTGGTTGTAGTGAGGGGAAAAAGAATATTGCAATTGGTCCTCCAGCAAGTGAGACGAACTCGATTTCCAAACTCATATTGGACGCATATGGTATTGGAGATGACGACTATACGGGTTTTCAAGAAGGGTTTGGAGATGCAGCTGATGGCGTGCAAGATGGGAATATCGACATTTCTATTGGAATTTTGGGACTTCCGGCAGCTAGTATTGAAAGCTTACAAGCATCCGTCGGGGATGTTGTTATGTTAAGCCTCTCGGATGATGCTATTGCAAAAATTGAGAAAAACAGTGGATATAGACATCACACGATTCCAAAAGACACCTACGATTTTCTTGAGAACGATGTTCAAACAGTTACGGCATATGCTATTCTCATGGGAAATACGGATACAATCGACGATGAATTAGGCTATGAACTTGCCAAAATAATGATAGAAAAAGCTAGTGAGAACACGCACGCTCAGGCGAAACAAATGACTTTAGAAAATGCACTTCGAGGTTCAGAGGGACTGCCAATCCATCCTGGTGCTAAGCGCTATTACGAGGAACAAGGTTTAACAGTAGATAATCCTGTTGCTGAACTTACTGCTGATAAAAGTAAACGTAAGAAAGAGTTAATTTTAGGTACGGGCAGTCAAGGTGGTACTTATTATCCCCTTGGAGGAGAAATGGCAAGCATTTGGAATAAAAATATTAAAGGCGTTAACGTAACGAACACTGAAACAGGTGCATCCGTTGAAAACTTATCCAGTATCCGTGACGGAAATATGGATCTTGGAATGACCGTTCATGTTCCAGCTTTACAAGCAGTGAAAGGTGAAGGCGCTTTTGCCGGTCATGAAGTTCCAAACGCCGCTTTTATCGGGCATATCTATCCAGAAGTTATTCAGATCGTCACACGTAAAAGTACTGGAATAAAAAGTTTTGATGATTTGAAATAA
- a CDS encoding TRAP transporter permease, whose protein sequence is MNEQQTVDAQEILEKYDKENQFRTKIGKWAWIVTFLGVSLTVFHLYTAYFGTLPSQKQGAVHLGTALGVIFLLYPLKKGMQKIQKTVPWYDVLLAFTAMYVTYHKIFFFDSILQSRISGYSLPDVIISVLGIVLVLEATRRTVGLPIVIVALVAMLYAIFGNFVPTQILSHPGFSFDRTATTLWYKESGIFGTPIQISAKFIFLFLFFGVMLVQTNIGKFFNDLAFALTGRYTGGTAKTAVVASALQGTVSGSSVGNTVATGSFTIPMMKKAGFKPEFAGATEAAASTGGQIMPPMMGAAAFIMMEYLGVSYGVIMLAAVIPAILYFTGIFIGTHFEAKKLKINGLPKSQLPSFRKLMKRNWFMLLPLLIIMGTIMNGFTPQRAALFGIISAFLVSLVRKETRMSFRQTVNVLEQGTRVALPVIAAVATAGVIAGVVSMTGLGSKFAAGVIALSNGYLILALFFTMIACLILGMGLPTTANYVVTATIAAPVLINEFGVAPIAAHMFVFYFGIAADITPPVCLAAYAAAGIARANPFKTGMNAVKLAIAAFIVPYIFIYNPILVMVDVKLNMLVFSVIASLIGMVAVSSSMIGYFIRNSRIWERIVLFGAGIMLIVPEIVSSLIGVVLILAIWFIQRQRTDDVFEPESSSVSQALY, encoded by the coding sequence ATGAATGAGCAACAAACCGTTGACGCTCAGGAAATATTAGAAAAATACGACAAAGAAAATCAGTTTCGAACTAAGATTGGCAAATGGGCATGGATTGTCACATTTTTAGGAGTTTCTCTTACCGTGTTCCATCTATATACTGCATATTTCGGTACGCTCCCTTCCCAAAAGCAAGGTGCAGTCCACTTAGGAACCGCACTCGGAGTTATATTTTTACTGTATCCTTTAAAAAAGGGTATGCAGAAAATCCAGAAAACAGTTCCGTGGTATGATGTTTTGCTTGCCTTTACCGCGATGTATGTAACTTATCATAAGATTTTTTTCTTTGATTCCATCCTGCAGAGTAGGATTTCCGGATATAGTTTACCCGATGTCATCATCTCAGTACTTGGTATCGTTCTAGTACTTGAGGCAACAAGGAGAACGGTCGGCTTACCAATTGTTATTGTGGCCCTAGTTGCCATGCTATATGCGATTTTCGGAAATTTCGTTCCTACACAAATTCTTTCGCATCCAGGCTTTTCATTCGATCGTACTGCAACGACACTTTGGTATAAGGAAAGCGGAATATTTGGAACACCAATTCAAATTTCAGCAAAGTTTATTTTCCTGTTCCTATTTTTTGGTGTAATGCTTGTGCAAACAAATATTGGAAAGTTTTTTAATGATCTAGCATTTGCCCTAACTGGTCGCTATACAGGTGGAACAGCAAAAACTGCAGTAGTGGCAAGTGCATTACAAGGAACTGTTTCGGGAAGCTCGGTTGGTAATACGGTCGCAACCGGTTCTTTTACAATTCCGATGATGAAGAAAGCGGGATTTAAACCTGAATTTGCTGGTGCGACGGAAGCCGCTGCATCAACCGGAGGTCAAATCATGCCCCCAATGATGGGGGCTGCTGCATTCATTATGATGGAATACTTAGGTGTTTCATATGGAGTCATTATGTTGGCAGCTGTCATTCCAGCAATTCTTTATTTTACGGGAATTTTCATTGGGACACATTTTGAGGCTAAAAAGCTAAAAATAAACGGTTTGCCAAAATCCCAATTACCTTCCTTTAGAAAACTAATGAAGAGAAACTGGTTTATGCTATTACCTTTGCTTATCATTATGGGAACAATTATGAATGGCTTCACACCACAGCGGGCGGCCCTTTTTGGAATTATCTCGGCATTTTTAGTTAGCCTTGTTCGAAAAGAAACAAGAATGTCATTCAGGCAGACGGTTAATGTTCTTGAACAAGGTACTAGAGTAGCACTTCCTGTCATTGCTGCTGTTGCAACTGCTGGTGTCATCGCAGGGGTCGTTAGTATGACTGGGCTAGGTTCAAAATTTGCTGCTGGTGTTATTGCTCTATCTAATGGTTATCTAATACTTGCACTATTCTTCACAATGATTGCCTGCCTTATCTTAGGAATGGGGCTGCCAACAACAGCAAACTATGTCGTAACAGCAACCATCGCTGCCCCGGTGCTTATCAATGAATTCGGAGTGGCACCAATCGCGGCTCATATGTTCGTTTTCTACTTTGGCATTGCTGCCGATATTACCCCTCCTGTATGTCTTGCAGCATACGCGGCGGCTGGAATTGCGAGGGCCAATCCATTTAAGACAGGAATGAATGCAGTTAAACTAGCTATTGCAGCATTCATCGTTCCATATATTTTCATTTATAATCCGATTTTAGTTATGGTTGACGTAAAATTAAATATGTTAGTTTTTTCAGTTATAGCCTCCCTAATTGGGATGGTTGCTGTTAGTAGTTCAATGATTGGCTACTTTATACGAAATTCCAGGATTTGGGAGAGGATCGTTCTATTTGGAGCAGGTATTATGTTAATTGTACCTGAAATTGTAAGTAGCCTAATTGGTGTAGTCCTAATATTAGCAATATGGTTCATCCAAAGACAACGTACTGACGATGTATTTGAACCAGAAAGCTCATCAGTCAGTCAAGCTTTGTATTAA
- the abc-f gene encoding ribosomal protection-like ABC-F family protein, with translation MTLHGKLVDICIMYGEKVILESLKADIGTGAVIGIVGGNGEGKSSLLSILANEAAPTMGQIEWFGTQPTISYFKQEDDQFHKTGYVYDEREYFSKWSVPHERDYTQLSGGEKMKRRLSRVFAEKAQLLLLDEPTNHLDQESLSFLKKQIHSYQGTIILVSHDRYFLDEVAEWIWEVENKKLTVYAGNYTSYRQKKEENRLTQQRLYDGQQSKIQQVEKQISDLKNWSSKAHADSTKHEFNKEYYRVKAKKMDVQIRSKKKRLELELSKNTIEKPEEEKEVIFSIEGNKKKGKRVLEAKSISKSFEDKLLFQNASFTIQSQERIGIIGSNGSGKSTFFHMLLGEESVQGELWKSEAMNIGYLRQTVFDLPEDKTPFEFFVPSDFETRGQIQTLMMNLGFSKEHWSRPIYTMSMGERVKLKLMEFMLDKKDVLLLDEPTNHLDLSSREQLEKTLSAYPGTILLVTHDRYFLEKLTNKLLVFENNTIRKVEMSYKEWMHKNDESSLEKDLLKLETEQQAVLGLLSYMKKNDPKYTELDQKFMTLSKQINELKKK, from the coding sequence ATGACACTACACGGTAAGTTAGTAGATATATGTATCATGTATGGAGAAAAAGTTATTTTAGAAAGTTTAAAAGCCGATATTGGTACTGGGGCAGTTATTGGTATTGTGGGAGGAAATGGTGAGGGTAAGTCCTCCCTCCTTTCTATACTTGCAAATGAGGCTGCTCCCACGATGGGACAAATTGAATGGTTTGGTACTCAACCGACTATTAGTTACTTTAAACAAGAGGATGATCAATTTCATAAAACTGGTTATGTATACGATGAAAGGGAATACTTTAGTAAATGGTCTGTTCCTCATGAGCGTGATTATACGCAACTTAGTGGTGGAGAGAAAATGAAGAGAAGATTGTCTCGTGTATTTGCGGAAAAGGCTCAACTCCTTTTATTAGATGAACCTACTAACCATTTAGATCAAGAAAGTTTATCTTTCCTAAAAAAGCAAATACACTCCTACCAAGGAACAATTATTTTAGTGTCTCATGACCGATATTTTTTAGACGAGGTAGCTGAATGGATTTGGGAAGTAGAAAACAAAAAGTTAACGGTCTATGCTGGAAATTACACTTCTTACAGACAAAAGAAGGAAGAAAACAGATTAACCCAACAACGACTCTATGATGGACAACAATCAAAAATCCAACAAGTAGAAAAACAAATATCGGACCTTAAAAACTGGTCATCCAAAGCACATGCAGATTCAACTAAACATGAATTTAATAAAGAATATTATCGTGTCAAGGCTAAGAAAATGGATGTTCAAATTCGTTCCAAAAAGAAACGGTTAGAATTGGAACTTTCTAAAAATACTATAGAGAAACCTGAAGAAGAAAAAGAAGTGATTTTTTCAATAGAAGGAAATAAGAAAAAGGGGAAACGTGTTTTAGAAGCCAAAAGTATTTCCAAAAGCTTCGAGGACAAACTATTATTTCAAAACGCTTCCTTTACTATACAATCTCAAGAACGGATTGGCATCATCGGTTCTAACGGAAGTGGTAAGTCGACATTTTTCCACATGTTATTAGGAGAAGAAAGTGTACAAGGAGAACTTTGGAAATCGGAAGCCATGAATATTGGCTATTTACGTCAGACGGTATTCGACTTGCCAGAGGATAAAACCCCTTTTGAATTTTTTGTACCATCTGATTTTGAAACAAGAGGGCAAATTCAAACACTTATGATGAATTTAGGCTTCTCAAAGGAACACTGGTCTCGTCCGATTTATACAATGAGTATGGGTGAACGAGTAAAGTTAAAACTAATGGAGTTTATGTTAGATAAAAAAGATGTGCTGCTTTTAGATGAACCAACAAACCATTTGGACCTTTCTTCTAGAGAGCAATTGGAGAAGACCCTCTCCGCTTATCCTGGAACTATTTTGTTAGTCACGCACGACCGTTACTTCTTAGAAAAACTAACTAATAAACTGCTTGTCTTTGAAAACAACACGATTCGAAAAGTAGAAATGAGCTATAAAGAGTGGATGCATAAAAATGATGAATCTTCTCTAGAAAAAGATCTATTGAAATTAGAAACCGAACAACAAGCCGTATTAGGATTACTCAGTTACATGAAGAAAAATGATCCTAAATACACCGAATTAGACCAAAAATTTATGACACTGTCTAAACAAATAAACGAATTAAAGAAAAAATAA
- a CDS encoding DUF5412 domain-containing protein, with protein sequence MIKRKIKITLLVLAVPISIIGVLVSFGVYWAFFDMNRLPKGDFLTEEFSPNGKYTLRAYISDGGATTSYAIRGELVFNDEKGRKKNIYWNYREESADISWVDNDTVVINGHVLDVLRDKFDFRHE encoded by the coding sequence ATGATAAAGAGAAAGATAAAGATAACTCTACTAGTATTAGCAGTTCCTATTTCAATAATTGGTGTGCTAGTAAGTTTTGGAGTCTATTGGGCTTTTTTTGATATGAATAGGTTGCCTAAAGGAGATTTTTTGACCGAAGAATTCTCTCCAAATGGTAAGTATACTTTAAGAGCTTACATTTCAGACGGGGGGGCTACAACAAGCTATGCAATCCGGGGTGAACTGGTATTTAATGATGAAAAGGGAAGGAAGAAAAATATTTACTGGAATTACCGTGAGGAGTCAGCGGACATTTCTTGGGTAGACAATGATACTGTCGTTATTAATGGTCATGTATTAGATGTCCTTCGAGATAAATTTGATTTTCGTCATGAATAA
- a CDS encoding NUDIX hydrolase translates to MVNEHPKHIIAVSAYVTNDNGEVLLVKTHWRSDTWEAPGGQVEVGEPLDEAVYREILEETGIVVRPLGITGIYYNVTKHILSVIFKAEYVSGELKIQPEEIKEAKFVKLTEINIEQFITRPHMRSRTLDAMKSVNFIPYETWEVSPYNLLGRLE, encoded by the coding sequence ATGGTAAATGAGCATCCGAAGCATATAATCGCAGTTTCTGCTTATGTTACAAATGATAATGGGGAAGTTTTATTAGTTAAAACACATTGGCGTTCAGATACATGGGAAGCACCAGGAGGACAGGTAGAAGTAGGGGAACCTTTAGATGAAGCAGTATATCGGGAAATACTAGAGGAAACAGGGATTGTCGTACGACCTCTTGGAATTACAGGTATTTATTATAATGTAACAAAACATATTCTATCTGTTATTTTCAAAGCAGAATATGTAAGTGGCGAATTGAAAATCCAACCTGAAGAAATAAAAGAAGCTAAGTTTGTTAAATTAACAGAGATAAATATTGAACAATTTATCACACGTCCACATATGAGATCACGTACATTGGATGCTATGAAGTCAGTAAATTTTATCCCTTATGAAACATGGGAAGTGAGTCCGTACAATTTACTTGGTAGATTGGAATGA
- a CDS encoding YebC/PmpR family DNA-binding transcriptional regulator, producing MGRKWNNIKEKKASKDANTSRIYAKFGREIYVAARQGEPDPTSNQALKVVLERAKTYSVPKHIIDKAIEKAKGGSEESYDELRYEGFGPSGSMVIVDALTNNVNRTASDVRAAFGKNGGNMGVSGSVAYMFDATAVIGLEGKTADDVLEILMEADVDARDILEEEDSVIVYADPDQFHAVQEALRSAGVTDFTVAELTMLAQNDIALDADAQAQFEKMIDAIEDLEDVQQVYHNVDLGE from the coding sequence ATGGGTCGTAAGTGGAATAATATTAAAGAAAAGAAAGCTTCCAAAGACGCAAATACTAGCCGTATATACGCGAAATTTGGACGTGAAATATATGTAGCTGCAAGACAAGGTGAACCAGATCCTACTTCTAACCAAGCATTGAAAGTAGTATTGGAACGTGCAAAAACATACAGTGTGCCGAAGCATATTATTGATAAAGCAATTGAAAAAGCAAAAGGCGGATCAGAAGAAAGCTATGATGAGCTTCGTTATGAAGGTTTCGGTCCAAGTGGTTCTATGGTAATCGTGGATGCGTTAACAAATAACGTAAACCGTACTGCATCGGATGTGCGTGCTGCATTTGGTAAAAATGGCGGCAACATGGGTGTCAGCGGTTCTGTTGCTTATATGTTCGATGCAACTGCTGTTATTGGTCTTGAAGGAAAAACAGCGGACGATGTTTTAGAAATATTGATGGAAGCGGACGTAGATGCTCGCGACATTTTAGAAGAAGAAGATTCCGTCATCGTTTACGCTGATCCAGATCAATTCCATGCAGTACAAGAGGCATTACGTTCAGCTGGCGTAACAGATTTTACAGTAGCCGAGCTGACAATGCTTGCTCAAAATGACATCGCATTAGATGCGGATGCTCAAGCGCAATTTGAGAAAATGATTGACGCAATTGAAGATTTAGAAGACGTTCAACAAGTTTACCACAACGTAGACTTAGGAGAATAA
- a CDS encoding DUF1801 domain-containing protein, with amino-acid sequence MAKYEQKTKETDHDVVEFIEKVDSLKKRADAYKLLEIFEETSGYEAKMWGPSIIGFGTYHYQYATGHEGDAPLVGFSPRKAKISLYFATGDTTREESLKRFGKYTSGKSCVYINKVDDIEVDVLKEMITQSITFLQKLYPDN; translated from the coding sequence ATGGCTAAATATGAGCAAAAGACGAAAGAGACGGATCATGATGTTGTAGAGTTTATCGAAAAAGTGGATAGTCTGAAGAAACGAGCAGATGCTTACAAACTTTTAGAGATTTTTGAAGAAACATCAGGTTATGAAGCGAAAATGTGGGGGCCAAGTATTATTGGTTTCGGGACGTATCATTATCAATATGCGACCGGTCACGAAGGGGATGCACCTCTTGTTGGGTTCTCTCCAAGAAAAGCCAAGATTAGTCTTTATTTTGCAACAGGTGATACGACTCGTGAAGAAAGCTTAAAACGATTTGGGAAGTATACTTCAGGGAAATCATGTGTATATATTAATAAAGTAGATGATATCGAAGTAGATGTTTTAAAAGAAATGATTACACAATCTATTACGTTTTTACAAAAATTATATCCAGATAATTGA
- a CDS encoding GNAT family N-acetyltransferase: protein MLNRNSHLEFLYFLTTPNSEILAGIMEVHEHVFEGAKLMEEELVEKENVLIFVAVDGIRVVGFKIGYKFSEDTFYSWLGGVHSDYRGKGIASELMRRQHMLIKSLGYTKVRTISRNKRREMLLLNIKHGFDVLEAFTSEKGTHKIVMEKEL, encoded by the coding sequence ATGTTGAATCGGAATAGCCACTTGGAGTTCCTATATTTCCTGACAACACCGAATTCTGAAATACTTGCAGGAATTATGGAAGTTCATGAGCATGTATTTGAAGGTGCAAAGCTTATGGAAGAAGAGTTAGTAGAGAAAGAAAATGTATTAATCTTTGTAGCGGTAGATGGGATTAGAGTTGTAGGCTTTAAAATTGGATATAAATTTTCAGAGGACACTTTTTATAGCTGGCTCGGCGGAGTCCATTCTGATTATCGTGGAAAAGGAATTGCTTCAGAACTTATGCGACGACAACATATGCTTATTAAATCACTTGGCTACACGAAGGTTCGTACAATTTCTAGAAATAAAAGACGAGAGATGCTCTTATTAAATATTAAGCATGGGTTTGATGTACTGGAAGCTTTTACGAGTGAAAAAGGGACCCATAAGATTGTTATGGAGAAAGAATTATAG
- a CDS encoding SRPBCC family protein: MPVIKHTTYMEAPINKCFDFARHVEIHTKTTRNTNEKAVTGATKGLLNLGESITWEATHFCVKQRLTAKIIEMNEPYKFVDVMVKGAFHSFTHTHEFEERGSGTLMKDTFEYKSPFGLVGKIADKLFLEKYMKNFIITRAIELKKIAEMGERC; the protein is encoded by the coding sequence ATGCCTGTTATAAAACATACTACATATATGGAGGCTCCTATTAATAAGTGTTTTGATTTTGCTAGACATGTGGAGATTCATACAAAAACTACTAGGAATACGAATGAAAAAGCGGTCACTGGGGCAACGAAGGGTCTTTTGAATCTTGGGGAAAGTATCACGTGGGAGGCAACCCACTTTTGTGTTAAGCAAAGGTTGACAGCCAAGATTATAGAAATGAATGAGCCATATAAGTTTGTGGATGTTATGGTGAAAGGTGCTTTTCATTCATTTACTCATACGCATGAGTTTGAAGAACGTGGAAGTGGAACTTTGATGAAGGATACATTCGAGTATAAATCACCTTTTGGTTTAGTTGGAAAAATAGCTGATAAATTGTTTTTAGAAAAATACATGAAAAACTTTATTATTACTAGAGCAATTGAGTTAAAAAAGATTGCAGAGATGGGTGAAAGATGTTGA
- a CDS encoding MarR family winged helix-turn-helix transcriptional regulator produces the protein MEQDIFKVIRKFETLSNETIVRFTKSFNKSIGLSPILVLSELNKNGLQKSTVLASNLGYTPGAITNISTKLVKEKYVERIYNEEDRRNVLLKITPKGKELLQEAIVKGEKLHIELFSALSEEELQQLLTLYEKILQNLSDKEK, from the coding sequence TTGGAACAAGATATTTTTAAAGTGATACGAAAATTCGAAACCTTATCGAATGAAACAATAGTTAGATTTACAAAATCGTTTAACAAAAGTATTGGTTTGTCCCCAATACTCGTTTTATCAGAGCTTAATAAAAATGGACTTCAGAAATCCACGGTGTTGGCATCAAATTTAGGATACACGCCGGGAGCTATCACGAACATTTCTACAAAACTTGTAAAAGAAAAATATGTAGAAAGAATATACAATGAAGAGGATCGCCGCAATGTTTTGCTTAAAATTACCCCAAAAGGAAAAGAATTACTACAAGAGGCGATAGTAAAAGGAGAAAAGCTTCACATTGAATTATTTAGTGCATTAAGTGAGGAAGAACTTCAACAGCTGCTAACCTTATACGAAAAGATACTCCAAAATTTGAGTGACAAGGAAAAGTAA